From Argopecten irradians isolate NY chromosome 12, Ai_NY, whole genome shotgun sequence, one genomic window encodes:
- the LOC138305114 gene encoding BUD13 homolog: MTGQHTKQLSETPNSTPIRRQRHRTAHPTAVRDTGHRTQPMSETPDSTPNRRQRLQTAHQTAIRDTGQHTQPPSETPDSTPNRRQRHRTPHPTDVRDTGHRTQPPSETPDSTPNLCQRHRAAHQTAVRDNRQRTRPPSETLDSTTNRLQRHRTAHPTSVRDTGQHTQPLSETSDSTPNLCQRHRTAYTTAVRDIGQHAKPPSETPDSAPKRRQRHQTAHQTAVRDTGQHTQPISETPDSTPNRCQRHRTVHPTAVTHSGQ; encoded by the coding sequence ATGACCGGACAGCACACCAAACAGCTGTCAgagacaccgaacagcacacccatCCGCCGTCAGAGACACCGGACAGCACACCCAACCGCCGTCAGAGACACCGGACACCGCACCCAACCGATGTCAGAGACACCGGACAGCACACCCAACCGCCGTCAGAGACTACAGACAGCACACCAAACCGCAATCAGAGACACCGGACAGCACACCCAACCGCCGTCAGAGACACCGGACAGCACACCCAACCGCCGTCAGAGACACCGGACACCGCACCCAACCGATGTCAGAGACACCGGACACCGCACCCAACCGCCGTCAGAGACACCAGACAGCACACCCAACCTCTGTCAGAGACACCGGGCAGCACACCAAACTGCAGTCAGAGATAACAGACAGCGCACCCGACCGCCGTCAGAGACACTGGACAGCACAACCAACCGCCTTCAGAGACATCGGACAGCACACCCAACCTCTGTCAGAGACACCGGACAGCACACCCAACCTCTGTCAGAGACATCGGACAGCACACCCAACCTCTGTCAGAGACACCGGACAGCATACACAACTGCCGTCAGAGACATCGGACAGCACGCCAAACCGCCGTCAGAGACACCTGACAGCGCACCCAAGCGCCGTCAGAGACACCAGACAGCACACCAAACCGCTGTCAGAGACACCGGACAGCATACCCAACCGATTTCAGAGACACCGGACAGCACACCCAACCGATGTCAGAGACACCGGACAGTACATCCAACCGCCGTCACACACTCCGGACAGTAA